The window CCCTTTCCGGAATTAGCAAAGCTGGTTGTGATCCTTCCGGGAAATCACGATCTCAATGTGATCGATAGAGCCAATCCCGCGCGTCTCGATTTGCCGACGAGCCCGAAGAAGCGTCTTCGGCAAATCCGCGCTCTGTCGATGATGGCGGCTGTTCGAGGAAACGACGTGCACATTGTCGACCATTCGACGGGTGCGCTTGGTCCCACGCTTGCGGCTTATCTCAACACCAAGGGTGAGGAGATCGTCGATTTCGCGGATCGGGGCACAGCTTACCTGGGCTGGAAATTGGCCGAGCTTTGGCCAAAGGCGTTTCCCATGGTCCTGCCGCCGAAAGAAGACGATGGGCTTGGGGTCATTCTTCTCGATTCAAACGCGCAAACGCATTTTTCGTTTACGAATGCGCTTGGGCTCGTGACCTGGGAGCAGACACGGGCCATCGAACAGATCTCAGCGCGCTTTCCGAAGGCAAGCTGGATCGTGGCGCAACATCATCATGTCGTCGAATATCCAAAGGCTCCCAAAGCGCTGTCCGAGCGTATTGGAACGGCACTGGTCAATGGAACGTGGTTCGTTCGCCGAATGCAGGATCTGTCGCGGCGCGTGATCATCATGCATGGGCATCGGCATATTGATTGGATTGGGCGATGCGGCGGGCTCGTCGTCGTATCCGCACCGTCGCCCGTGATGGATGTGACAGATGACAAGGACACGCATTTCTACATCCACAATCTGACGACGGACGCGGACGGAAAGCTTGTTCTGTGCGAACCCGAGCGCATCGATCTGCCGGGCCGTCTCGCGGATTAAGCGCGCACGGAGTTGGATGCGAGGCGCATCAGCCAGACTTGTCGGGATTGCCGAACAGGTCGGCAATCCATTGGCTGGAGGGATGCTGCTCGCAGAGCGTCAGGATTGCGATGACGATCGGAACGCCGATGAATGCGCCCGGAAAACCCCAGAGGAAGGTCCAGAAGAAGACCGCGAACAGAACGATGAACGGTGAGATTGACAGCGCGTTTCCAACGAACCTCGGTTCGAGATAGCTTCCGACCACGAACTGGATGACGTTGAGGCACGCGAAGACAATCACGGCCATCTGCCAGGAGTCGAATTGGGTTACGGCGAATATCGTCGGGAAGACTGTCGCGATGAACGGACCGATGAAAGGAATGAAGTTCAGAGCGAATGCAATCACGCCCCATTCGATGGCGAGCGGCAGGCCCGCGAGGCTCGCGAAGGCCCAAACCAGTACGCCTGTGATCGCGCTCATCAGAGTGCGGACAAGCATATACCGGCGAAGCTTGACTGCTGTTTCGGTGCCGCCGACGAGCAGGACGCGACCCAGGATGCCGTGACGCCACGTGCGGAGCTTTTGTTGTGCGTCATCCACTTCGAGCAAGCCGAGCAGGACGTAGATAAATACGATGATCATGAAGGTGGTCGTCGAGTTCAGTCGCGATGAAATCTGCTGAACCAAACGCAGCAACCGATTGACACTGAAATGCTCCGACCACAGCCCGGCAAGCGCGATGCCGTGACCTTCCAGCCAGACAGCCATCGACGTGTACAGCTCCTGCAGCCGCGCGGCGTCGCTGACGATGAACCGGCCGATGCGGCTTGCGGCCCAAGCGATCAACATCGCGAACGCAACGACCACGAGGATGGTCGTTATCATCGTCAACGCCAGGGCGAGGAGATTCGGGAGGCTGGTTTGAAGCCGCCGCTGAAGAGGCCACGCAATCGCAATGACAAACAGGGCGAATGCCAACGGCGCGAACACGGCTTCTGCGGTGTACAGCGCCCAGGCTGTCAGAACGATGGTGCCAATGCCGACCATCGCGACAAGAGCGCGGCTTTCGTGCGATTGTGAGGGCGTTGGCTCAGCTGTCATAAGGCGGAATGTTTGACGACGCGGCTTCAGACCGTCAAGCACCCCCTCTACAACGCGACGCTTAAATCGCTATCGGCACGGCCGCCAGAAGGGGTCGATTGTGCGTGTGGTGATGTTTGCGTTAAGGCGAGGACCGGGAATGGATAAAGCCGTCTTCCGTTATCGCTGCGCCGGATTTGGTCCGATCAGATCGTGACGCCGGATGCTTCGGGGGCGCGTTGCCCGCGCAATCTCTCGTATTCTGCTGCTAGAAAATCGATGAAGCTCCGGACGGATGGGAGCAGGCCGCGTCGCGATGGGAAAACGGCGTGAACGATGGCGCTGCGCGGCGCCCAATTCGGCGTGATGTCCACAAGCGCGCCTGAGGCAACGTGCGGGTCGACGACCATCGTCGGCAGCTTGACCACGCCGACGCCTTCGATCGCCGCGCTCAGAAGTTGCGCCATGTCGTCCGTGATGAGACGTGGTTTGTGCGTGATGCGAACGGACGCGCCGTCTGGGCCATGAAGCTCCCATGTGTGCTTCGCCATGGCGGGCGCCAGATCGAGGCTCGGCAATGCGCCGAGGTCCGCTGTCACGAGCGGCAATGGGAGACCTTTGACCAAGCCGGGGCTCGCCACCATGCGTTGCGGGCTTTTTCCCAGTGTTCGCATGACGAGGTCGGATTGTTCGAGCGGCGGAAAGCG is drawn from Hyphomicrobium methylovorum and contains these coding sequences:
- a CDS encoding LysR family transcriptional regulator; amino-acid sequence: MQDLNDFYYFVQVVDHGGFAAAGRALGIPKSKLSRRIQELEERLGVRLLQRSTRKLAVTEIGQEFYRHCVAMLVEADAAQETIERSRSGPQGLIRISAPPALVCFEVGSMIARYMAANPRVTVELESTSRRVDVIGEGIDVALRVRFPPLEQSDLVMRTLGKSPQRMVASPGLVKGLPLPLVTADLGALPSLDLAPAMAKHTWELHGPDGASVRITHKPRLITDDMAQLLSAAIEGVGVVKLPTMVVDPHVASGALVDITPNWAPRSAIVHAVFPSRRGLLPSVRSFIDFLAAEYERLRGQRAPEASGVTI
- a CDS encoding AI-2E family transporter is translated as MTAEPTPSQSHESRALVAMVGIGTIVLTAWALYTAEAVFAPLAFALFVIAIAWPLQRRLQTSLPNLLALALTMITTILVVVAFAMLIAWAASRIGRFIVSDAARLQELYTSMAVWLEGHGIALAGLWSEHFSVNRLLRLVQQISSRLNSTTTFMIIVFIYVLLGLLEVDDAQQKLRTWRHGILGRVLLVGGTETAVKLRRYMLVRTLMSAITGVLVWAFASLAGLPLAIEWGVIAFALNFIPFIGPFIATVFPTIFAVTQFDSWQMAVIVFACLNVIQFVVGSYLEPRFVGNALSISPFIVLFAVFFWTFLWGFPGAFIGVPIVIAILTLCEQHPSSQWIADLFGNPDKSG